One segment of Thermodesulfobacteriota bacterium DNA contains the following:
- a CDS encoding DUF488 domain-containing protein: protein MKQINKNQIHTIGHSNRSLENLIKILKYYDIEALVDVRLFPTSGHNPQFKKEVLETELPESGIEYVWIENLGGFRVRGIYGNGGILGLFGEINRDCKTKENGGDVRRAFVV, encoded by the coding sequence ATGAAACAAATAAATAAAAATCAAATCCACACCATCGGCCACTCAAACCGAAGCCTCGAAAATTTGATTAAAATTCTAAAATACTACGATATTGAGGCCTTGGTGGACGTCAGGCTGTTTCCTACCTCCGGGCACAATCCTCAGTTCAAGAAAGAGGTGCTGGAAACCGAACTCCCGGAAAGCGGGATTGAATACGTCTGGATTGAGAATCTGGGAGGGTTCAGGGTACGTGGAATATACGGAAACGGAGGAATTCTGGGTTTATTTGGAGAAATTAATCGAGATTGCAAAACAAAAGAGAACGGCGGTGATGTGCGCCGAGCTTTTGTGGTTTAA
- a CDS encoding class I adenylate-forming enzyme family protein, with amino-acid sequence MNSPAISQLLESALRQDPSRVAIILGDKSYSYKDLDTAANIIASHFKGADLGGERVAFMLPNGFEILTTYLACFKSGAIAMPLNRRYAQPELHRVLANALPKWLIIESDRLALLNNLDLKETGIEKIFVVGQQSNTDFTDFNTLLEGPEHFTPPDFAPQQPAVIFYTSGSTGEPKGVVHTHRSVKGILESTASALDGVTRKDIILVCDPQCHISGLMETLTVLLNGGMAVLHDGFDLDAYLTSLEEKKPTLIITHIDIFLKLLDSGRCTRNTFSSLRGLYTGGDDLPGSLQKRFFELTGKPIQLGYGMTEAIWLTICRRAEWKRPGCIGKPVSGVELRIVDGIGNDQPVGEVGEIWVKGDMVMSHYWNNEQATKEAFVDGWFRTGDCASRDESGAYWFSGRIKNIIIRNTSNIMPGEVEEALYKHPDVAEAAVIGVPDPKEGHVPVAFVVTKSGATLTEQALRDFALKQIAAYKTPARIYFIERMPLTPSGKIDHKKLYDYLPH; translated from the coding sequence ATGAATTCCCCAGCAATCAGCCAACTTTTGGAATCTGCATTGAGACAGGACCCCAGCCGGGTGGCCATAATCCTTGGTGATAAATCTTACAGCTACAAAGACCTCGATACCGCTGCCAATATAATCGCCTCCCATTTTAAAGGTGCTGACCTGGGAGGCGAGCGGGTGGCATTCATGCTCCCAAACGGATTTGAGATACTGACTACTTATCTGGCTTGTTTCAAGTCGGGAGCTATAGCCATGCCGTTAAACCGCCGTTATGCACAGCCGGAATTACATCGCGTCCTTGCAAACGCACTGCCTAAATGGCTCATAATCGAGTCTGACAGATTGGCGCTATTAAACAACCTTGATTTAAAGGAGACTGGTATTGAAAAGATATTTGTAGTGGGGCAGCAAAGTAACACTGATTTCACTGATTTTAATACATTGCTGGAAGGACCGGAGCACTTTACACCGCCTGATTTTGCCCCACAACAACCTGCCGTCATCTTCTACACCTCTGGTTCCACCGGAGAGCCTAAAGGCGTGGTTCATACCCATCGATCTGTTAAAGGCATTCTGGAGTCAACCGCAAGCGCCTTAGATGGCGTCACCAGAAAAGACATCATTCTCGTATGCGACCCCCAGTGCCACATTAGCGGTCTCATGGAAACACTCACCGTTCTTCTGAATGGCGGAATGGCCGTCTTGCATGACGGCTTTGACCTCGACGCCTACTTGACCAGCCTAGAAGAGAAAAAGCCCACACTGATCATCACTCATATAGATATTTTCTTGAAGCTGCTCGATTCAGGCCGATGTACCCGGAACACGTTCTCATCCCTCCGGGGGCTTTATACCGGGGGGGATGATTTGCCCGGGTCCCTGCAAAAAAGGTTTTTCGAGCTAACCGGAAAACCCATCCAACTGGGCTACGGCATGACCGAGGCAATTTGGCTAACCATTTGCCGGAGGGCGGAATGGAAACGCCCGGGCTGCATCGGGAAACCGGTTTCCGGCGTCGAACTGCGCATAGTGGACGGCATCGGCAACGACCAGCCAGTTGGAGAGGTAGGTGAAATCTGGGTCAAAGGCGATATGGTAATGTCGCACTATTGGAATAATGAGCAGGCGACAAAAGAGGCCTTTGTCGACGGCTGGTTCAGGACTGGTGATTGCGCCAGCCGGGATGAATCCGGGGCTTATTGGTTCTCCGGCCGTATCAAAAATATAATCATACGAAACACGTCCAACATTATGCCCGGAGAGGTAGAAGAGGCGCTTTATAAACACCCGGACGTGGCGGAAGCCGCTGTCATAGGCGTTCCCGATCCTAAAGAAGGTCATGTCCCAGTTGCATTTGTGGTAACTAAATCGGGAGCAACCCTGACTGAACAGGCATTGAGGGATTTTGCCCTGAAGCAAATAGCCGCTTACAAAACCCCCGCTCGTATTTATTTCATCGAGCGTATGCCGCTCACACCCAGCGGAAAGATCGACCACAAAAAATTGTATGATTATCTGCCTCATTGA
- the mnmG gene encoding tRNA uridine-5-carboxymethylaminomethyl(34) synthesis enzyme MnmG, translating to MAITYLKKHQVIVIGAGHAGCEAALASARMGCKTLVLTANIDTIGLMSCNPSIGGVGKGHLVKEIDALGGEMGKAADATAIQFRRLNTRKGAAVQATRVQADRQAYKTYMRRVLEAEKNIDIKQRMVEGFLVEGGKVAGVKTNLGEHFFAEAVIVTPGTFPNGLIHIGLTQISAGRAGEAPALGISDSFDSLGFKIGRLKTGTPPRLDGRTIRWDILELQPGDPTPKPFSFSNYRIEREQLPCYITYTNQRSHQVIKNNLHKSPLYSGVIKGVGPRYCPSIEDKVVKFPDKERHQIFLEPEGIGTYEIYPNGISTSLPLDVQYEFIRTIKGLEDVEIMRPGYAVEYDFSDPTQLKPTLETKIVENLFFAGQINGTTGYEEAASQGLIAGINAALRLRGEAPFILDRSEAYIGILIDDLVTKGVDEPYRMFTSRAEYRLILREDNADLRLREKGFNIGLVREDDFERFLDKRKRIKEELDRLQHTKVLPNAHFNEMLIQLGSSPLKKPQTLAEILRRPEITYRELSAIDQSSHALIDSDISLQVEMEVKYEGYIQKQMEQVGKFRQLENTRIPDNFSYESIPGLSREIVQKLTRIRPSSLGQASRISGITPAAISVLMVYLKRREMQNRDVYSSSGS from the coding sequence ATGGCTATCACTTATCTGAAAAAACATCAGGTGATCGTAATCGGAGCGGGACACGCCGGATGCGAGGCAGCGCTCGCTTCGGCCAGGATGGGCTGTAAGACACTCGTCCTCACCGCTAATATTGACACGATCGGGCTTATGTCCTGTAATCCTTCTATTGGCGGGGTGGGAAAGGGGCATCTGGTGAAGGAGATAGATGCTTTAGGCGGCGAGATGGGAAAAGCAGCAGACGCCACTGCCATTCAATTCAGAAGACTTAACACAAGAAAGGGAGCAGCGGTTCAGGCAACCAGGGTTCAGGCAGACAGGCAGGCTTACAAGACATACATGAGGAGAGTTCTCGAGGCAGAGAAGAACATCGACATAAAACAGAGAATGGTGGAAGGATTCCTGGTTGAGGGGGGTAAGGTGGCAGGCGTGAAAACGAACCTGGGAGAGCATTTTTTTGCAGAGGCGGTGATAGTCACTCCGGGTACTTTTCCAAACGGTTTGATCCATATAGGGCTTACTCAGATTTCGGCAGGGCGTGCCGGGGAGGCGCCGGCATTGGGGATCTCAGATTCGTTTGACAGCCTAGGTTTTAAGATTGGTAGGCTCAAGACCGGTACTCCTCCCAGGTTGGACGGACGGACCATAAGATGGGATATTCTAGAATTGCAGCCCGGCGACCCCACTCCCAAGCCCTTTTCCTTCTCCAATTATAGGATTGAAAGGGAACAGCTTCCATGCTATATAACCTACACTAACCAGAGAAGCCACCAGGTTATCAAAAATAATCTTCATAAGTCGCCTCTCTACTCCGGGGTGATCAAAGGGGTTGGTCCTAGGTATTGTCCTTCTATCGAGGACAAAGTGGTTAAGTTTCCGGATAAGGAAAGGCATCAAATATTCCTCGAACCGGAAGGTATCGGCACCTACGAGATTTATCCTAACGGGATCTCCACCAGCCTTCCGCTCGATGTTCAATACGAATTCATAAGAACGATTAAAGGTTTAGAGGATGTGGAGATTATGAGGCCGGGATATGCGGTTGAGTATGATTTCTCCGACCCTACTCAGCTAAAGCCCACGCTAGAAACGAAGATCGTCGAGAATCTTTTTTTTGCCGGGCAGATAAACGGTACTACTGGATACGAAGAAGCGGCTTCTCAGGGTCTCATTGCCGGGATAAACGCTGCCCTTCGCCTGAGGGGAGAGGCCCCTTTCATACTAGACCGTTCGGAGGCCTATATCGGAATACTCATTGATGACCTGGTAACAAAGGGTGTAGACGAGCCCTACCGGATGTTCACCTCGCGAGCGGAGTATCGTCTCATCTTGAGAGAGGATAACGCAGACCTAAGGCTTAGGGAGAAAGGTTTCAATATTGGGTTGGTAAGAGAGGATGATTTTGAGAGATTTCTCGATAAAAGGAAAAGAATTAAAGAGGAACTGGATAGATTGCAGCATACCAAGGTTCTTCCTAATGCTCACTTCAACGAAATGTTAATACAGTTGGGTTCTTCTCCGTTGAAGAAACCGCAAACTTTGGCAGAGATCCTAAGAAGGCCGGAGATCACCTACCGGGAACTCAGTGCAATCGACCAATCTTCTCATGCTTTGATTGATTCCGATATTTCCTTGCAAGTGGAAATGGAGGTTAAATATGAGGGGTATATTCAAAAGCAGATGGAACAGGTAGGTAAGTTTAGACAGCTTGAAAACACGAGAATACCGGATAATTTCAGCTATGAAAGCATCCCCGGCCTCTCCCGGGAAATCGTCCAAAAGCTGACACGAATCCGCCCAAGCTCTCTGGGGCAGGCAAGCAGGATATCCGGTATCACGCCTGCTGCAATTTCTGTATTAATGGTTTATCTTAAACGAAGAGAGATGCAAAATAGGGATG